The genomic stretch GGATGTTTGGCCTTGAAGGCCAGTTAGAGGACCCTCTGAGATCAGGCTGGCAGCTTGTATTCGTTGACCGGGAGAATGATGTTCTTCTTCTTGGTGATGACCCCTGGCAGTAAGTTCCAATGTTCTTTGTTTTATTGttggaattttatttaaattctctGGTAGATTTTTCTtgtatccttttttttttcactatatCTTGCATATCTTTAAGAATGTACTTACATCTACTAGTGTAAAACTCTGATTAAATTTGttcactttttttattataaaagtcTGGCATCTTacccataaatttttaaacaggAAAAGTAAATGGAAAACAGAAATTATGACCAAAATAAACGAACTTGGTGAAGCATGATGGTCTAAGGTCTTTTATGTTTGATTACATTAACTTTATGCTGCTATGGTTCCAGGTTCTTAATTTGGAGATTCCCTCTGTTACTTTTCATTCATGTTACcttttcattgatatatttcatTCATCTATAACCAGGGAATTCGTAAATAATGTGTGGTGTATCAAAATACTTTCAACACCAGAACTGCAGCAAATGGGCAAACGAGGCATAGAGCTTCTGAATTCAGTTCCAATTCAGAGGCTCTCCAACAGTAGCTGTGATGATTATGCAAGCCGGCAGGACTCTAGAAATTTGAGCAGCGGCATAACTTCGGTGGGGTCACTGGACTACTGATCGATTTGACCGGTCAATATTCGTCTCTCTTCTGTAATATTACTATCTGTTTCTATCCATGTAGAGGTGGCAACAGCTGCCTAATTCTAGTTTAAAGTAGACATATAAGTTGATATTGTAAGTATAAGATAAATTTCACATTTCAAGTGCTATGAAATATGGAAATATTTATTAGGATTTATTGATTGTGATACAAGTTTGTATCAGTAACTTATTTATTATAGCAGGCAATTTATGGTGAGCTAAAGATTTCATAATTTTGGATTCcaacttgaaattttttaagtttgacaTGACATTCAAGTAATGGAAATTTGAAAGTGGTAAAGAGACATCTAAAACTACCAGTTAGGCAAATGATATAGTCTTATGTAGAAATCAAATCTCTCATGTGAAAATGTCAGTACTCTTTGCTGTGTTCTTAGATTTGGCGAATGAACCTGACCCCACTTCCCTCTTCTCCTTTCACTTTTACAAGTGCTCCAAGATGATCCAACTAGCTTCTGCTGATTGGAGagatttaatttagattatgaaCTAGTCTATTATAGTTTTGCTTTTGGGATTTGTAATCCAGAATGTACTTGATAGCTTAAGAagtttacatattatttaatcagtCTCATTTTAGCATTCTCAAACGACATGAGATACATATACAAATCCAATATTTCTTTTATACTTTACCAATATTGGATTCATCTAAAAGTGTCACATGTAAAGTAATATGAGCAAATTTTAAGGAAAACTAGGGGAAAAAAATGGGGGAATGTGAAGTGGGTAGGGTAGCCATGTGAGGCACGTTTGTGTCCTTATCTCTTTATCCGCAACCTAATTTTATAAAGAAGTAGAAGTAGAAATAggaatagaaaagaaattgtgTGGACAAGtggaaaggaaataaaaaagcGTTGGGTTATCTTTTTCAGCTTAGTGGGGCATTGCATAAAGGCAATATtaatagagttttttttttttttttttttgtgtgtgtgtgtattttgaTGCACCATGTTGTGGGGCTAAACACCTTTTATTGTAAGATGGAATGGTGAAGGTAGGGCAGTATGAACAATAATGGTACCAACAACTTGTTTCAACGTCTCTATAATTTTTGGTGGGGAAAGGTTTTTCTgtcctttttcttcaattacattgtatcaaactttttatttgGTCCCATTCTCATTCTCTATCAATCTCTAACTCTTTACTTATTTATCATATgggttattatttttgtatttgaaaaCATGCTAATTAAtacttttcataaatttaataaatatggtgCAGTTGAGATTAGAAagtttaaaacaatataaattttatatcataagTTAATTTAAATCTCATACTTTACATAGTTTATCaaagatttgatttgtatatgTTACACTTTACAACATTTGCTTACTCACATTATTGTTTCACTTTTTtgtcataaattaatatacgTAATTTAAAGTAATGTCTAAGATAAATTGTGATAGTAacaattaaatatgaaaagtcTCTAGGAAGTTCGTTATGGTTGTAGATAGTGTTTGAGAAAATGAATTAAgacatgttaaaaaaataaatatagtataagaataatataaaatgataagtATTATCTTTAATGCAACGTGTTTACTTAtgagaaaattatcattttggtgAATGATCATTATGAGAATGTTATATTGTAGAAATCATTGGCTCCTcttttaaaacttgtaaaaatatatgatatttgaattttaaattcattgtaTGCTCTAATTAAAGAGTTACTTAAATAACATTTCTCTAATAgggttaatttttcaaaaccaaacatTTTTACCTTCTTAAGCCCACCAGACTCTCAATATTAGTctagataatttttcaaaatgaagtaatatttttttataggtaAATTCAATATCAGTCTAAGCATGCATAGccatatatacttatttataagtTATACTGAATTGAAcctaaagaaaattttagtacTTGTGTAAAGGATGAGATGAACAGATCATAAATATGGTAAGGCCTAACTCACTTCATGGGCTAACGTGCCTCCTTTAGAATGGATATTTTTTAGGCCTACCCACCATCAACTCTTAATACCTGTGATTTTTAACTCatcatcaaattaattaatattcataattttttttagtattatttaaacccaacttatttaatctttttctaaGGCCAATGatgtatttttagaaaattatatattttttaaacgtgtaattaaacaaagattttttattataaaactcttttatttttaaaaaaattgacaattcaTTTATTACTTGTTAAAACTCCAACttagttaaaatatttaaaattctcTTTTCAAGATCAAAAGTATTTGGAACCGAGAGGGATTAGTTTTTGAAGTGGTAATAAAATGTCAAAAGTTGTTGATTCCTTCTCTTTTATGAAATCTAATATCTTATTTGTCATTAACAAATTAACTTAGTTTGTGTATGTATactccctccctccctccctctCAAAAACATTGGATAGCGGCCAAAGAATTTCTTCGCTACTTGAAGAagcatattattaattaaattatgggTTGCACCTCCATAATTTAAAGTTCCCTGTACACTTGTATATACATGGTAGATTAGATTGCCATGAATCATATGAACAATCAATCATTTTATAAGGCATACCTCAGAAAGTTCTAGTTCTTAAAAAATGAGACGAGGCATCAATTACAAGCGGAATTACAGTGATTTGTTGGATGGGctacatttaattcaaaataagcCACCTATGGATAATAATCAAAAGCAAATTAGGATGTTATCATCTGTGGTTCTTTTCACTAAATTAAAAGATCAAGAAGATTAAGATTTTATCTTAAGCATGACCCCTATAATGTATCTTTCTCAAAGATCAACAATGCAAACTCAGGACATTCTGTGAATACATTAACATTACTTGGATCATAAACTCCATGAATGTAAGAGcagttttcttttattcattgtTTCTAGTTATCACAACCAACCACAACATGTGAAATGGGTTGACGGCAACCGTCCCGTTTGTCTAATATATTCTGCTTGTGCTGCTGCTTTTTCTGCATCTACATTTTTTCTTGCTTCAGCCGCTGcccttttttcttctcctctttggCGTGCCATTGATATCTTTTTCACCATCTttgcttgagcttgagctcgcaTTTGTTCAACTTCAGCCTGTAAATCATTGCATTCATTACTTTTATAGCCACTAATACTTGCTTAgtgaatcaaattttttcagAAGCAAGATATCAATATTTACTAGGCAAAACTTTGATTTAGAGGTCAAATTTTAGGTGTTTAAGTCTAGTTGGTACATAAATTTCACTCCTTTCTTATAGTTTCTCTTCACCTCTCTGGATAGTTTTCATaccataaaataatttgatctttTACATTACCATATAATAGTAACCAGCAAAGTTATCTCTCTTGACTTCATACAAagtgttgaaaaaaaaaattaaccaaccTCTATTCTTCGCATCTCTGCTTCTAGTTTTGCTTTCTGCCGGCTTTCCCATGCttgaattttgatttcttcACGTTTAAATCTGCAGGAAAGAAAATTCTTCTGTCAAATTGAAGTGGAAAGTACAAGAGAAAATAAATCTAGAAGCCAGTCACTTTAAAGTATACtgcattgaattaattaaactgAGAAGTGTGAACCTTGCTGCATGCTTTGATTTTTCAACTTCTTCCCATGCAGCAGCACGTTTTTCAAATTCGATCTGCTCAGGCTCCTCTATATCAGCTGTTTCTACAGAAGAAGTATTCTTTTCTTGCTCATCTTGACTAGCCCAAGCAGCAATATTCATCTTTCCAAGCTGGACACCAAGAGCAACAATCTCTCTTCGCGTCTTTTCCTTAATTTCTTGCTCAGACAGTTCCCTTTTACCATTTTCCAGGGGGTGTTCTGATTCATCATCTGTGTTGTGATCCACAGGTGTGGATTCTGGTGCCCCTACCCTAGGCGTAGATGGAATTGAAGAATTTGGGCTACGGAGTGGTGTTGTTGCCCCTATAGGGGTTGCAGTCCTCGAAGGCTCTTGACTTGTCATGGGAGTCATTTCTGTTCCCGTATCTCTCATACATACTGATCTTATGGCTGGAACAACTGCGCATTCAAATCACAAATTCACAATCTTAATAGCATACATATTGAGAAGAcaatttgaggaaaaaaatataataaaagaccaaTTGAAACTCAATACTTTATTAATGTAGagttaaaatatatctatcagAAGCAGagtgtttttaaaatgattaaaacaaaattacttgaAGCTGATAGaggaaataaatcaaatatcatGAAAACTGCAATGATTAAATGCCAAATTTCCACAGCAACAATAACCCACTCCCTGTTGGTCTCTGGGAGGCATTGAAACAGGAACAAGGGAACAAAGTTACTCAAAATCAATCTCACCACCTCCCAACAAAGAATGAAAAAGAACTAACATAAAAAGGTTAGGTCATCATATATGGCCACGCTTTCAAAACTATATCATCCATTTGGGACAACAGAGACAGAATTATGGTGGGGTTTCAGTTCCATGATTCTCACCATACCTGTAAAGAGGTTAATTAGGGGTTCAGttacatgataatatttatGGGTAGGGTAACTGCCCCTTTTATGCTAATTCCAAATGCAGTTTCCCATTGACAGAGTAAACTATCATCTGTTTAGATGTAAAGCTTTTAGAAAGTAATTATAGCCTTTCTTGACATATTTTAACAAAGCATAGTTATAACGTGcatttgaaagtttaaattatacaaaaacgTATTAGTATCAACAATCGAGTTTCTGATTCCCAGTtctatgaataaaaaaatgaaaatgaataacTTTTTTACCGGATGCATCCTCGGCTGAACCTTTTGCACAAGATAGCTCACCCTGCCCAACCTCAGTCAAATCCTTACTTTGAGGATATGCATCAGTCAATGCATTACCCCTGAATCCCTGATGAGTCCCAGAGGGAACAAAAGCAAACTTCTCAAAAGCCATTTGTGATGAAGGTTGGCAAAAGTCTACAAACTCTGTGTCTGCTGGCCTGGTAATTGATGGCTTATGATCATAAGTTGCATATTCTGGAGCAACTCGCATGATGTTTGTCACTGGCAACCTATAAGCTTGGTTGTGGAAAGTATTCTTCTTAGAATAGTTAGCTTGTGCATTTTGTCTATTCATTATCCATTTCTCAGCATCGTTCCACTTAGATGGCATAGGTCTTGAGAAGGATCTTGCCACGGCATTGTGTCCTGACCTCTCCCCTTTATGAAACTCAAAGCTAGATGAACTAGCATTACTGTCATAATCTAGATTATCATCTTCAAGCATTCTCATTGGGTGAATTGCACTCGAATTACCACTATCACCCTTTGTGAATTGCGGCTTTTTGACTGCACCAACATCACTGTTTTCCCTTGGCTGGAAAGAAGCTAGATCACCTTGGTTGCGTTCCAAACCGACCTCACTGGCAACTTCTAAACTTGGAGCTGCAACTGCTGGGCAAAtgtcaaaatcaatttaaaagaTGATACAACTGCTTTATTTTTAGTGCTTCAAATCCACCAACCATTAAGCTTATGCAACAACCACTAATAAGTTTAACAAATGTAGCTAAAGTTAAAGGTTGTTCTTTCTGTTTATTTTACATTAAAGTTTAAAGAGCACATACAAACTCACAAATACAAACTAAGTTGCAAAatgaaaacttagaaaaaattttaatctaaagaagatgaggaaaaaaaaaaaaccttcatcGTTAAAATCTCCATTCTTAGTGGCTAATAAGCTGTTTCTGACAAACTCAGAATCCTCAAGCTTGGAAGGAGATGTTCTTGCAGAGTTATTGTTCGATCCATCCTTCTTTCTATTGTGATGAGGCCCCATCAGCTTCATCCTCAGCTTACTTGGAGATATGCCACCCTGCAATTCATCAAACCACAAAAATACCCATTTCAAACCCACAACTTTTAAACAAGAAACCACCAATATTAACAACGTATTCAACTGTTACAAAAATTTATGAATTCTCCTCTAAATCAACTTTAGCAgaactcatttaaaaaaaaaaagaaaaagaaaaaaaatcacaatacAAAATATAGCAGAATAAAGCCAGGCCTCATTAATATACAAAGAGAAACTCCAAATTAGACATTCTCAGTTAAAGAAAATACCAATTTGAAAGAGAGAATGAAGATATAAATCAGAAGAACCCCAGAAGCCAAAAGCCACCATTAAgattcagaaaaagaaaaagaaagaaaaaggctggTTTAAGAATTACCTGAACTTTGTGTATCCTTTCATAATCCATTAGAATAGATCTTTCTCCACGAAAACAaaccaaaaagataaaagaaatacagagaaagagaaaggctTTTATTTTAAACTGAGCTTCCTACAAATCAGACATCTCAGTTACAGTTTAAGTGTGACCTTCATCATTTACGTCTGATCCACTCCTTCAATTGTACTTTAATTAACAGGTTACAGACTTACAGTACCCCACTCTGATCTCGCCACGTCATCTCCGTGGACCGCAGTCAAATGTTCCCCACTCTTACTTGGCAAAATCTTGGTGGGGCTACCGACTTAATTGGCGGTCGGCGATGTTTTCCACATACCAAGCCGATGAATTGCcgattactattttttattatttttagaaaatgaaTGATTAAAGCCAGAGTTTGGAACAgtgtaaatgaagaaaaagtgGAAATTTATTTGACCTCCTCTTAAGTAAAATTGACCATAAATCTCAtcataaatcaatcaatcaatcacaaaCGTGAAACTTACTATTGCTAATCAAATTTATACatcactttaattatttattgcaAAGGGTTTTATTATTGTGATCAACTTATATAAACccgatttaaatatataaataaatatatatagttatggTAATAAGTGAGATGAAGACGACTCTAATACagtttattaagtttataagtTAATTAGCTTTAATGTTTATATAGTAATAGGTCTTATAGATTAGGACATCCACGGGAATTATGAATCCACGTGCCCCTATATATATGATTGGATCAGACAACTGTAACAGGGTTAtccattaactttaataacaaatattttttaatttttttaaattatgaaaacaataataagTTGCCCCATGCACTTTATGTCTAGGTCCAAGATCTAATTTGAAAAGCCTATGGGTGTAATAGAGGTGGGGTCATTTTTTGTGTTTCAAATCAGCCCGACTCATTTGACAcctctaaatatatatttatatatgttattatatgattaagtgattttgaattaaagataaaataatttctaattacGTAATAACATACAtaactatgtatatatttgtatattcagaataaatactataatattactcttattacCATTAATCACGTAAATCTTTTTACTTCAATTTAAATactgaaagaaaatataattattaatatttcaaaactaGAAGTTTGACAAAACCATAATTGTCTTTCATTAATCTCTAAAAGtctatttaaacaaattaaaaaaatatcttttatttgttaaaactaaataaataaataaatattttattttaaatttaatgagttAAAAATGGTTGTTTTGGCGAACTTAGGATGAAAAATAGGTTGTATATGTGCTAATGTCATTTTgcatattttactttattattattatttctttaatgaaTTAAACATATTCATTTGGAATTTATGTAACCATCtaattttctaataatcaatTCATTATTAATACAATGATTTAGGGGTAATTaagatgacaaaaaaataattatcttcaaatgaaaaatatatatttattattatttctatataaatattatataaagcCCTGCAAAAACTGACAAGGCATCATGtgttataatatgttattaaaaaaagaaaacaacaaaagcaaaGGGAAGACTAGTCCCGTCCCGCTAATCGCGCCAttcctttttaataaaataatgtttaaagaATGAATCCGATTCCTCGGACATAAACGGCGATTATTTGGAGAGATGTGAGCAGTCTATTTTATACATGTCTTATATATTTACTTGATGATTCActtcaaatttaatgataaattttgtaatcaatttcttattttatatatataaaataaagtatcaattatttaattaatatatttaaaattatttttgtttcaaatattaaaatatttgattgttattaataattataataataaatatttaatattatttaaaaaatatatatgatgatttaaaaaatgggttaaaCGAAACGaactataaattaatgaaataacggATTTAGTTGCTCATCCAGTTTTAAAATATGGATTTAGTGACAATAATTTTGGCTTGTTCTTGTTAAAAGAGAatactttgttattttaatGATAAGGAACTTCACCAACCAAATTTATTAGAGTCCCAATTGTCTTAGCTTTCTTACATGTGGGACACTAGAGTATGACCAAGTTTGTGATGTTAAAGTTGTCATCATGTTCAAAGTTCAAAGTTTCAAACATTATGGTCATGGTCAACACTGTTTTGGAAGAATTTAGGGagggtcacttttcaaaatgataCCATCATCAAATGCCAGTCCCGCCTTTtcttttaaaggccaaaagaaagACTTTTCCCAAGCCAAGGTTTAGTATATCTCCATTTTTCAcccactaattttttaaaattaaaattaaatttaataaattgatggacatctgaattttaaaaattagttgatAGAAGTTGAGGATATATGGGAATAAGTATTTTAGgctattttaaattattattggtGCTGGAGAGGACAGAGAAAGTTGAACCTGAAATTAGGTTGTGGTTCATATAAAACTTGATGGGCTCTTGCTTTTTTCTTACTTTCTGGGGCTCCATTTTTTATGCCCTTTCTCTGTACCATGGTGCTTTAAAATATGAgcaatatcataaataaatatatactggtaaataaatcattaaaaatatttttttatttaaaattattaaatcatataataatatattatttatattttaaattatatacacataattttattattaaaaaaaatactattatgGGTCTGCAAAGTCCGGAAATCCCCATTTTGGTCTGACTATGGATACATTTATACCTCAAGCTAAGGCTATAAAATTGTACATTATGGTTTAATAAACTGACTAATGATAATACCACCTGTTTGTAACataaaaatgatacaaattcgttttctttgaaattcttcttgttgtttataaattttttaatttgttattatttgtaaccACATGTAGATTTGTTGCTTTTTTCACTGAAATTATTGGAAGTGATTTATAATATCgttaaagaattatttttcatcattgaaATTCGAAGAATCAGATTTGAAAATAAATGCTACTCCGTCgctaaaatatttttgggttttttagaaatttgattTCCCATGGCTTTACATTTTACAAAATCCATAACACAATGCCACATGTTACAAAGCCTGTCAAATGATAGAACGCACTGCTCTACGAAAGCCCAGTGTGTTATGACACATACTAATCTACAAAGCCTTTCATACCATGTCACCATTTGTACTTTCGGGTTCACTGCCGTCCAAGGGTTACATCATATCTTCTCGCAAGCCTTTTTCACAATACATGACTCAAATGCATTCCAATATAAACACTAAGTAAGAGtaaattctcttctctttttccaGGACCGGTGGACCCAAGCCACTTCAATTGGACAATTCTTGTGAGTTAAGATGAGATACTATTATCTATAATACataacattttcatattttaatctctttcatccaaatattttaaattgtaaaaatgtctatcaataataatgataaatttttactttccCCTGAAAAATTGATAGTCAATATAACCTAAAATAATTGAATGCTGACACTAAAAATTATGACTCTTTCCATCAAGTGGGGTGAAAATGGTATTCTTCTGCCCTTTACTTCATATTGACCT from Mangifera indica cultivar Alphonso chromosome 6, CATAS_Mindica_2.1, whole genome shotgun sequence encodes the following:
- the LOC123217941 gene encoding uncharacterized protein LOC123217941 isoform X3, which translates into the protein MDYERIHKVQGGISPSKLRMKLMGPHHNRKKDGSNNNSARTSPSKLEDSEFVRNSLLATKNGDFNDEAPSLEVASEVGLERNQGDLASFQPRENSDVGAVKKPQFTKGDSGNSSAIHPMRMLEDDNLDYDSNASSSSFEFHKGERSGHNAVARSFSRPMPSKWNDAEKWIMNRQNAQANYSKKNTFHNQAYRLPVTNIMRVAPEYATYDHKPSITRPADTEFVDFCQPSSQMAFEKFAFVPSGTHQGFRGNALTDAYPQSKDLTEVGQGELSCAKGSAEDASVVPAIRSVCMRDTGTEMTPMTSQEPSRTATPIGATTPLRSPNSSIPSTPRVGAPESTPVDHNTDDESEHPLENGKRELSEQEIKEKTRREIVALGVQLGKMNIAAWASQDEQEKNTSSVETADIEEPEQIEFEKRAAAWEEVEKSKHAARFKREEIKIQAWESRQKAKLEAEMRRIEAEVEQMRAQAQAKMVKKISMARQRGEEKRAAAEARKNVDAEKAAAQAEYIRQTGRLPSTHFTCCGWL
- the LOC123217941 gene encoding uncharacterized protein LOC123217941 isoform X1, encoding MDYERIHKVQGGISPSKLRMKLMGPHHNRKKDGSNNNSARTSPSKLEDSEFVRNSLLATKNGDFNDEAVAAPSLEVASEVGLERNQGDLASFQPRENSDVGAVKKPQFTKGDSGNSSAIHPMRMLEDDNLDYDSNASSSSFEFHKGERSGHNAVARSFSRPMPSKWNDAEKWIMNRQNAQANYSKKNTFHNQAYRLPVTNIMRVAPEYATYDHKPSITRPADTEFVDFCQPSSQMAFEKFAFVPSGTHQGFRGNALTDAYPQSKDLTEVGQGELSCAKGSAEDASVVPAIRSVCMRDTGTEMTPMTSQEPSRTATPIGATTPLRSPNSSIPSTPRVGAPESTPVDHNTDDESEHPLENGKRELSEQEIKEKTRREIVALGVQLGKMNIAAWASQDEQEKNTSSVETADIEEPEQIEFEKRAAAWEEVEKSKHAARFKREEIKIQAWESRQKAKLEAEMRRIEAEVEQMRAQAQAKMVKKISMARQRGEEKRAAAEARKNVDAEKAAAQAEYIRQTGRLPSTHFTCCGWL
- the LOC123217941 gene encoding uncharacterized protein LOC123217941 isoform X2, translating into MDYERIHKVQGGISPSKLRMKLMGPHHNRKKDGSNNNSARTSPSKLEDSEFVRNSLLATKNGDFNDEVAAPSLEVASEVGLERNQGDLASFQPRENSDVGAVKKPQFTKGDSGNSSAIHPMRMLEDDNLDYDSNASSSSFEFHKGERSGHNAVARSFSRPMPSKWNDAEKWIMNRQNAQANYSKKNTFHNQAYRLPVTNIMRVAPEYATYDHKPSITRPADTEFVDFCQPSSQMAFEKFAFVPSGTHQGFRGNALTDAYPQSKDLTEVGQGELSCAKGSAEDASVVPAIRSVCMRDTGTEMTPMTSQEPSRTATPIGATTPLRSPNSSIPSTPRVGAPESTPVDHNTDDESEHPLENGKRELSEQEIKEKTRREIVALGVQLGKMNIAAWASQDEQEKNTSSVETADIEEPEQIEFEKRAAAWEEVEKSKHAARFKREEIKIQAWESRQKAKLEAEMRRIEAEVEQMRAQAQAKMVKKISMARQRGEEKRAAAEARKNVDAEKAAAQAEYIRQTGRLPSTHFTCCGWL